A stretch of DNA from Enterococcus gilvus ATCC BAA-350:
ATCAGTGCATTCTTTGATCTATTGATGAATACGATTGGTAATTGGATCGTAGTGATGCTTTATGCGGCATTCCAACCATTCTTGATCGTATTAGGCGCAGCCAACTTTACCTATCCCATCGTGTTGAATTTTCTAGGAACTTTAGGCTATGACCCAATCATCAACCATGCGGCGACCATTTCTGATATTGCGGTTTGTGGAGCTATGGTTGGCTACTTCTTACGTGCGAAAAAAGGACATCAGCGTCAAATGTTCGGTACGGTAAGCTTTAGTGCCTTGATGGGAGTTACAGAGCCAGCTGTTTTCGGAGTCTTCGTAAAATATCGTCGGCCGTTTTTAGCGGTTATTATCGGTGGTGGTCTTGGTGGGCTGATCGCTGGACTGACTGGTGTGAAAACAATGGGCTTTGTCTGGGGTTTAGCTGCTTTACCAACGTACTTGGCGGGCGGTACGAGTAACTTCATTTGGATGCTGGTCAGTGTCATTGTTGGTTTTGCTGGAGCAGCAGTTGTGGCCTACGGTGTAGGTATTCCAGATGAAGAGACCGAAGAAGAATTGGAAGAAAAGGATTTAGTAGCAGCATTGGAAAGCAATCAAGGCTTAAAACAGGTATGTATCGGTAAAATCGCAGAGGGGACTGTGGTTCCACTGAGTGAAATCAGCGATAAAGCCTTTGCATCTGGTGCTTTAGGAAAGGGTGTTGGTATCTTGCCTTCTGAAGCAGAAGAAACGATTATTTCTCCGGTTGAAGGAACGGTTACTGTAGCATTTCCAACGAAGCATGCTTATGGGATCAAAACCAAAAATGGCGTGGAATTATTGATTCATATTGGTGTGGATACGGTAAATCTGGAAGGAAAGTATTTTGAAGGGTTTGTGGATAAGGGACAAGAGATTAAAAAAGGGGATATTTTGGCGAAGTATCAAGCGGATCAAGTAGAAGAAGCTGGCTTTGATCCCGTGATCATCGTAGTTGTAACAAATTCAAATGACTATCTTGATGTCATTTCAACAAGCAATGAGCAGAATGAAGAACTGCTGACAGTAATTTTATAAAAAGGAGCAGACAATGACGTTTAAGAAAGACTTTTTATGGGGCGGTAGTATCGCCGCCCATCAATGCGAAGGTGCGTGGCAAGAAGCTGGAAAAGGCCCAGCAATTATGGATTTTGTCACGAAGGGTTCAAACAATGAACAGCGAACGATTACAGAAACAATCGACCCTAAGCTAGATTATCCTTCCCATCTGGGGATTGATTTTTACCATCATTACAAAGAAGATATTCAATTATTTAAAGAGATAGGCTTCAACGCCTTACGTATTTCGATTGATTGGTCGCGTATTTTTCCTAAAGGAGATGAACAAGTGCCAAATCAAGGAGGACTTGATTTTTATGAACAAGTAATCGACGAATTGTTAGCAAACAATATCGAACCAATTGTGACGCTGTATCACTTTGAATTGCCAATCCACTTAGTTTGTGAATATGGATCATGGAAAAATCGTCAGATCATCGATTTTTATCTTCAGTATTGCGAAACAGTCATGCGAGCATATGATGGAAAGGTAAAATATTGGGTGACATTTAATGAGATGAACCACATTGATCCGCAATCTGAGCAGTCAGACATCTTCACCTATTTGATAGCTGGCTTGAAATATAGTGAGATGGAAAATCCGACTGAAGACTTGGCGAGAATTGGCTACAATATGACGTTAGCTGGAGTCAAGGCTGCGCGTTTAGGACGTGAGATAAACTCGAATAATATCATTGGCTGTGTCTTTGGGTTGAACCCGATCTATTCATACGATTGCCAACCAGATAATGTATTAAAAGGCTTTTTAGACAACGATAAAGATTATTATCAAGTGGATGCGATGTGTAATGGCAAGTTTCCAAAATACAAAATGAAGCAATACGAGGCATTAGACATCGATCTAGAAAATCAATCGAGTGATGTCGAAGATTTTGCTAAAGGTACGATCGATTTTATCGGCTTGAATTATTATATGTCGAGTATTTCTGAGCCAAACACACCTGTCGAAGCAGAAACTGCGCTATTCGGTGGCATTCAA
This window harbors:
- a CDS encoding beta-glucoside-specific PTS transporter subunit IIABC, whose amino-acid sequence is MSYEKLNKQLIELVGGKENIKAVAHCVTRLRLTLNDRNLAKTQEIKNLDGVIDVVSNEVAYQIIVGTHVTDIYNEFMTMLGLKPDGGEAEKPRVKGIKGIASSILVMISETMTSIIEVLLAAGMIAGIMAIISLTGLVSKDSSTYMIFDTLRGGVFHFLPIFIAASAAKRMKLNEYVAMALAVALLSTNIDGAEGLNLFGYNLPTIGYANTFIPILLGVWFLSIVTKYLKKVIPSGLQYFLVPALSLVLTFPVILVFFGPIGTLIGDGISAFFDLLMNTIGNWIVVMLYAAFQPFLIVLGAANFTYPIVLNFLGTLGYDPIINHAATISDIAVCGAMVGYFLRAKKGHQRQMFGTVSFSALMGVTEPAVFGVFVKYRRPFLAVIIGGGLGGLIAGLTGVKTMGFVWGLAALPTYLAGGTSNFIWMLVSVIVGFAGAAVVAYGVGIPDEETEEELEEKDLVAALESNQGLKQVCIGKIAEGTVVPLSEISDKAFASGALGKGVGILPSEAEETIISPVEGTVTVAFPTKHAYGIKTKNGVELLIHIGVDTVNLEGKYFEGFVDKGQEIKKGDILAKYQADQVEEAGFDPVIIVVVTNSNDYLDVISTSNEQNEELLTVIL
- a CDS encoding family 1 glycosylhydrolase; this translates as MTFKKDFLWGGSIAAHQCEGAWQEAGKGPAIMDFVTKGSNNEQRTITETIDPKLDYPSHLGIDFYHHYKEDIQLFKEIGFNALRISIDWSRIFPKGDEQVPNQGGLDFYEQVIDELLANNIEPIVTLYHFELPIHLVCEYGSWKNRQIIDFYLQYCETVMRAYDGKVKYWVTFNEMNHIDPQSEQSDIFTYLIAGLKYSEMENPTEDLARIGYNMTLAGVKAARLGREINSNNIIGCVFGLNPIYSYDCQPDNVLKGFLDNDKDYYQVDAMCNGKFPKYKMKQYEALDIDLENQSSDVEDFAKGTIDFIGLNYYMSSISEPNTPVEAETALFGGIQNPHLEQSKWGWGIDPIGIRFVMNLLYRKYELPIMITENGLGAVDQLEEGTVHDDYRIDYLQKHIKAVKQAVEEDYVECIGYLTWGPIDLVSASTGEMSKRYGFIYVDLDNEGKGSLHRSKKDSFGWYQNVIKSNGEEL